One Formosa agariphila KMM 3901 genomic window, CTGCAGGAACTCCTAGAACTGTGGTACATTTTAAAACATCTTTTGTAACTAAAGAATTCGCTCCTATTACAGCATCATCTCCAACTGTAATTTTCCCAACAACTACTGCATTTGCACCAATATAAACATTATTACCTATAATAGGTACTCCTCGATTTTTATCTTTGCCACTAACCCCTATAGTTACGCCTTGAGAAATATTGCAATTATTACCTATAATAACATTCGCATTTACTATAATTCCTCCAAAATGACCAATATAAAAACGTTCTCCTATAGTTGCTGAATACGGTAAAGATATCCCTGTTAAAACCTCTATTCCTTTTTGTGAAATTAAACAGAATATTAATAAAATACGCTTAATAAATAAGGGTGTTTTACTAACATATATGGAATTAGAAACACGATACACAAATAATGCCCATAACCCCTGTTGCGTAAAAAGTAGAACCAAAGTATTGGAATCACTGTACGCTTTGTATTTATTTAAATCCTTTTTAAAAGCTTTAAGCATACTACTTAATATTTGGTTTATTAAAAATTAAACTCCACCAACCTATAGTTCTTCCCAGTGCATCGGTTAATGCCGCCTTTCTATTATTTGTTATTACATTAAAAAAACGAATTATGATTAAAACGCCATGAATAGCATACCACTTAAATTTTGCTTTAAAACTAGGGTTCGAGTATTTAACACGCCAAACATACCACCCATTTCGTAAAACCATCTTCCCATATTTAAACATATTAGGACGACCTGCAGCATCATGAAAATGACTTAACTGTACCTTAGTGTCTATTACGTTTTTTCCATAATTTAAAGCACGAATGCTAAAATCGGCATCCTCATAAAGTCCATAGCCTTCAAAATAGGTTGAAAAGCGAATATGATCAAAAAGCGATTTTCTGAAAGACATAGACATCCCTATTAATAAATCAACTTCATAAATTTTACCCGTCAAGGGATATCCGCTTGTACGACCATGCGAAAAATCAGGCATACAATTAGAAGGCAAACTAGATGTTAAACCTAGATAATTACGAACTCTATTTCGTAACCCTTCGGGATAGATGTACCCATCTAATTTGTAGTACTTCTTTTTATCATAAGTTTTTCCTTTTTGTTTTTGCTCCCATCGATTTTCATTTATAGCAACTCCTCCAACACCTATTACATCTTCATTTCTCTCAAACGTATTTATAAGGTGTTTAAAATAATCAGGCTCTAATACTGTATCATCATCTAAAAAACAAACCACATCAATATTTTCAGTGACCTTAGATATACCAAAATTTCGTTGT contains:
- a CDS encoding serine O-acetyltransferase, encoding MLKAFKKDLNKYKAYSDSNTLVLLFTQQGLWALFVYRVSNSIYVSKTPLFIKRILLIFCLISQKGIEVLTGISLPYSATIGERFYIGHFGGIIVNANVIIGNNCNISQGVTIGVSGKDKNRGVPIIGNNVYIGANAVVVGKITVGDDAVIGANSLVTKDVLKCTTVLGVPAVKINDNDSNGYI
- a CDS encoding glycosyltransferase family 2 protein, with protein sequence MMSFTLIICTYMRPKALLNLLNSVKNQVLYPNEILIIDGSINNETTDLFQNSNFKNLKYFKVNENQRGLTKQRNFGISKVTENIDVVCFLDDDTVLEPDYFKHLINTFERNEDVIGVGGVAINENRWEQKQKGKTYDKKKYYKLDGYIYPEGLRNRVRNYLGLTSSLPSNCMPDFSHGRTSGYPLTGKIYEVDLLIGMSMSFRKSLFDHIRFSTYFEGYGLYEDADFSIRALNYGKNVIDTKVQLSHFHDAAGRPNMFKYGKMVLRNGWYVWRVKYSNPSFKAKFKWYAIHGVLIIIRFFNVITNNRKAALTDALGRTIGWWSLIFNKPNIK